The window AATGAGTTTGAAGAATACATGCTTCCTGTGGTCCCAATGAGAAGCCACCACACAAAGCACAGATCCCTCTTAAACACTTGCAACGTCTCAGTTTCTATTTGAAAGTGAATGTCTGCCATGTCATAGTCCCATGAAAAAGCTTCTCAACTGTGAAGCTTTCATCTATGCTGACTTTTAGAACATGTAACCATGATCATCTGATGCATTAGCACAGCACAGCAGATGTATTTCCTTTTTTGAACATAAACAAAGTCtccctttatttattcacttatttttaCTCCCATTTTCTCCCAGTTTGGTCATTTGCCAGTTCCTGCTCACTACCTGCCTCGGCACTATCATACGCCTACCAACCAGGGATGAGGGCTAGCAtattcctcctccttctccaccACTACCACTGCTTTTGAAACTGCTGCTCATTTTCAGAGAGCAGCTGAACATgttcagaggaaagtgctaactGCACTCCTCCACATACTTAacctcacagacacccatgattaTGGTCTCTTGTACTCACAgacatggatggctgtggcatcttTTGGATTCAAATTGATCTCCTGAACTCACAATCTACCTTTTATATGAGGGACATGtctgtatagtgcttttaaatagacattgtcacaaagcagctttacagaaatccagatatagatttagatcctATCGAGAAAATCAAACCTCATTTTTCATTTGCATCTGGTGGgggtgtgcttgtgtgtgtgtgtattcataaAGAGAGCACATCTCTTTTAGGGATCTCCCTGAAAATGAAGCAAACAGAACACAGGAACTCAGTGTTAAACACCTCCTGGCTATGGACTCCCAGATGTGAGAGTTAAGCAAGCTGACTCATTTGTGTATAATTGCCTCTCAGAGAGAATAAATGGCCGATCTGGTTGGTGAAATCACTTCTAATCTGTCCACTGAAGGCAGCTATAAGGATTATATAAGAATATGCATGTGAACAGGAGTAATATATCTCACAGCACAGACCTGGGCACGTTCACGCCTGATTGTGAACGTGTCAAGGTTGAAATGCACAAACATCATGTAAAATACATGGAGCATGTTCCTGTAGCCAGATCCTTGATATGAATGTATGCACTAGAGTACTGTGATATACTTGGgtcttttggtttgttttactGCAGCCTGAATCCCAACATGAGGGTGTGGATCGTCTTCCTTTTGTGCCTTGCTGGAAAGGCCCTGGCTGCCCCAGTAAGTTCACTacctttactgtgtgtgtgtgtgtgtatgtgtgtgtacagcatgtttattttatatatctgtGGGAACAagtgtccccacaaggataggaatatctgacagttttgacattgtggggacatttggctggttcTCATGAGAAAAGCTTTTTACAAAAGCTTAAatggtaaaacaaacaaacaaatacatacataaagaaataagccaaaatgtcttcatttgtttaCTGAggttaaagttagggttagctttaggtgtagcatagcaaaaaaaatagCTGCATAACTGTGTCATTGGAAGGTCCTTACAAGAATACTAAGACAAACATGTGTGTTATGCACTTGGAGGTCGTAGTATTCTCACTAATAAAAAGTGAAGGTGATGATTCACTAGTTTTATGAGGAGTTTTATTTGCTTAAGTTAATTAAATTAAGCCCAAGTTTCTGAGGTCAGCTGTAAGGACTCAAACAAAAGTGAGCATCTAAtcacaccattttttttttttactgtgtacaTTTATTTTGCAGGCCGAAGAGGAGCCAGTCATTGATGAGGTAAGTGCCATTGATCTGGATATAAAACAGAGCAATCAGGTTGAGATCTTGCAGCTCAGTTTCTCTCCAATAGTTTGTTGGGTTTTAGAGAATGAGCACATCCTCTATATGGGATCAGTCATTTTGTGTATAAGGACATCATCCAATCCTGACCCCCCTCAAACCTCCTTGCCTTTCCGGTTCACACCTATTATTTTCTTTCAGTCTTCATTCAGATAAAACAGTGTGCAGATTATAATAGTGACTGAATGTTTCTGAAAAATATCAAGTCACCATCAATTATACACACTGTTCCAACACTGCTCTTTATCTCATAACCCAGCAGGTAGAAGTAGGATCCAACCCAGTTCAAGTGGAGACCGGAGAGTTTGATGAAGCCATTGAGGTTGTGGAGGATGTTGCTGCAGAGAGTAAGTAAGCTGAAAAATCCTAAAAAACCTCAGGAGCTGGAGTTATTAGTACAGATGCATGTAAGAACACAGGCTCTCCAGTGAATCTTACTTTGTTACGATATTCTGAATTCTTTACTTTATAAAAATCTGTGTTTATTTctctgtgccatttgtgtgaTGATAGCATGAGGAAATTATATAGCAGCAAGTTCATGAAAGCTCTGGTAATGATAGGCTTCACTTAAGCCTAAACTAGACTAGCTATAATTATGGAGTGCATTGGACTGTGAGTCTGGAAAATCAGCCACATGGCATGTCTCACAGTTGTGTCATAGAAATGTCTTAAccaaaaaaactgtattttagaACATTTACTCAAGACGGAAATgggcaccaaaaaaaaaaactttttttttgcgcttCCTCTCCCAGACCCCTGCCTCAACTATCACTGCAAGAAGGGCAAGGTGTGTGAGCTTGATGACAACAACgagcccctgtgtgtgtgccaggATCCCCTGACGTGCCCTGCCCCAGTAGGAGAGTTTGAGCATGTGAGTTTTTACTGAAGTGATCCTGAgacacatttcttttctttctaactTTAAAAGGCTATAAACGGGATTTAGCAATGATGCCTAGCACTACAGAGACAATATTTTTCTGAGAGAAAAATTTAATTCAACAAGTTCCATTCAATAAATCACAAAGGAAACAGCCAGACCTCTTCCAGACATGCCCAAAATTTTTTGAGGAGTATCAATCCTGTCATGCTCTCCTATTTACTTTCACGTCCTTGTATCTAACAGGTCTGTGGCACCGACAACAAGACCTATGACTCCTCCTGCCACTTCTTTGCAACCAAATGTGCTCTGGAGGGCACCAAGAAGGGCCACAAGCTGCACCTGGACTACATTGGACCCTGCAAATGTAAGTGCACATCATTGCAGATTTCAGAAAAATGCCATCATGCCAAAATGTGGGCCTTTTCCTCCAGagaatgtttaacatttaagcCAGTCACAGCATCATCCATAAACGTTGTGCAAAGCTGAGTGTTTCACTGTGATTGAGCCAGGCTCTAGGCTTCCCTCATAGGGAAAATACAGGTCCTGACAAGTCTGCATTACTCCATCCCACAAAGCAAGGAGAATTCGTTTCTAAACATGtgcaagagagagtgtgtgtgtgcagaatcaCCTGACTGTCTGGCCTGAAGGGTCCAGATGGAGCTACTCCTCTGGTAAAGCCATGCAACAAAGTGGAGCTGCATAGTCACAGATAAACTGAGGAAAATTTGTTTTGACATGACTTAATATCATTAATGCGACCCAGGGCCCTAAGGTTGTAAATTAtactttaattatatatttagcACCAGGACCATGGCTGCATAAATGTTTCATAAAGAATTGTTTGGTTTACAGTCTGTCAAGatgtttattatacagtaagTGCGAAGAAGCatgttaattactttttactgtTTGTCTTCATCTAATCTAGACATCGCTCCATGCCTGGAGAATGAACTGGGTGAGTTCCCCCTGCGTATGAGGGACTGGCTGAAGAACGTGATGGTCACTTTGTATGAGCGTGATGAGGACAACAATCTGCTGAATGAGAAACAGAAGCTGAGGGTTTGTCCAAGTTCTCTCTGCCTCATTAGCCCTTCAGAACCTCATTAGTTCCCATACTATCCCTAATACGTTATTGCATATTTGAATTCCAGTGAGGGTACTATAAATTTCCTCAACATGCACTAATATCAAACATGCCAGCTAACAGAGAACGTTTTTCAATATTCAGTAAGGTATTAAGCAGGCTTAAAGGTGAGAGCACAATGATTTTTCAGAACGAATTTTCTTGCAATGTTTGCAAAGTACATGTTGCAATAAATTCCCATTTCACAACCCAACTAACATTTTTAGTTTAGCAGAATGTTTTCTGAATGTTCTGGTTCTAGGTTTTAAGACTGTTCAACGTGTCAAGTTTCAGCGAACATTTgtcataatataaaatgtacatataacGTTTTTGTAAAAATTGAGTCCTACAATTTTGCTgtagcatttttatttgtatcagTCTTAAAGTTtcaataatgtttgtttttttgtctaacCATAAGTAAATATGTCACCAGAACACCCAGGAAAAATGACAGATTAAACCTAAAATTGTTAGCTGGAATGCATTAggattattttgaaaaataaaatgcatagtAATAAAGGATGCAAAGTACTTTTTATACAAACGTTGCATTATAACTGTTGACCACAGTTGAAATGCTCTAGGTTTTAAGAAAGGTGTGTTTTGTCTCCAGGtaaagaagatctttgagaaCGAGAAGCGTCTGCAGGCTGGTGACCACTCTCTGGATCTGCTGGTCCTGGACTTTGAGAAGAACTACAACATGTATGTCTTCCCTGTGCACTGGCAGTTCGGCCAGCTCGATCAGCACCCCTCTGATGGGTATGTTCTCACAGGTTTTAGTATCCGTTTGCTATAAGTGTTTGCTTATTTTACAGGTACAATACTCTCAAAATACTCTCCGCtccccctccaaaaaaaagaCCATCTTCATTACAAATGTGTGAATGATGTGTTTCAGCTTTCTGTCCCACACTGAGCTGGCCCCTCTGCGTGCCCCTCTCATTCCCATGGAGCACTGCACCACCAGCTTCTTCGAGGCATGTGATGCTGATCAGGACAAGTACATCGCTCTAGAGGAGTGGGCCAACTGCTTCGGCATTAAAGAGCGTGAGTTTCAAATATTTTTGGAGATTTCTTCCTTGTAGTTTAAAAAACGATTTATTGACTTTAatccatttttttgtttctgtttgcagAGGATGTCGACAAGGACCTTATCGTCTAAAAACTGGCCACCATTGATGCTTTCTAGTTAGCCTGCTATTGGGACGAGGTGCTAACAATTCCCATTAATGGTGCTATTTGCAATTTCCAGTAACCTATGTATACcactaagattaaaaaaaaaaaaaaaaattaaaaaggaaaaatgcacAGTCCACATTAACAATCACAGTAAGTGATAATAGcttcccattaaaaaaaaattcttgttgGCATTATTTTTTCCAAAATGTGCAAATGGTAAAGCTAACTGAATGAATAGAGTGGACATTTAAAATGTCTGAACATCAGAATGGCAAGATAAACGATGGACTTTGAACGTCGGAAGCCTTGTTTGGATGTTTATGCACAAAGAGTTAAATATGTTTTCAAAGAATCAGGGCTTGATTTTAATGTCAGTTTTAAAGATATTGAGGAGAACttgtaaaaaggaaaaaaaaataaagtttccaAATAAATGTCCTTTCTGCTTGCTTTATAAACcttttagttttgtttattgCACTCTTTGCTGGGGGATACACTGTCTTTGGTTCTTTGTTAGATTTGAGCTCTGAGTAGAAAAACAGTTGATGTGTATTTTCCTGTTGATTCTTGTCAGGGCGAAATGTTGAGCGTTTTAAAAATTTggacaagaaaagaaaatattaattgGACTCAAAGAGGAAAGTATCTCGCAGGATGAGAAATTTCTCCCTCGATCATGTTCACGTGCATTTGCAGTATTTGCCACAATGTGAGCTCTTTGAACTTCTTTACACGAATAAAGCTAATGAAGTGTCCAAACCCAAACATTGCATGCATTCTCTCAATGTTTCATCTTTCTGCTCTGGATATCTGCACTGTCTCCCTTTTGCTTCAGCGATGAGATTTCCCATATCTTTGTTTGTATCCAACACAGCTTGCAAAACACTATGAACAAGCTGAGTGTTATATAATGACCCTTTTTTTCTTGCTTATTTTTTGGGACTTGGATCAAGTAACTGTATAATTATATGTTAATAGTTCTTatgaaccctttcatgcataaattattttaaaacatatccAGACTCTTTCCATCTTAAACTTATATTTTAACTTATTCACTTTTCTTGACTGTCCATGTTTTGGAATACCATGTATAAAAAGGATTCAACCTTTTACATGAAATTTGTTCATAAACAAAAACTCTTAACATTCAGGtctaaaatatataatgttgaTTACCAAAATTATAGAATATATCGTTCTGTAAATACAATATAGTAATATTACGGTCAAGTACAAAATCTACATAGTTTAGGACTGTTATATGATGCAGCTGATTTCTGAAGTtcaaacagcaacaacagaacttccattaaaaaacacataattaaaaaaataaaaagctaaggTGTTCCTTGGAGActggaacatttttttcattttacttaACTTGAATTTTTGTATAGAATGCTTTTAAAGACAAACCAGCACTGAGAACAGCAAACAATCGAGACAGCAGCAGAAATCAGGatcataatatttacataaatttgtacataaatatttacataaataagaTTTTTACATAAAACAGTTATGTTAAAGTCTCAACTGATTTGGAGGTGATTTACatcttatattttaattttaaactaGCTGACTGGCCATAAGTGTGGACATTATGCTTGAAAGGGTTAAAGCACAGTATTCAAGGGGACAGCATAACTGTGAGAGCTACATAAAACTagactactgtatataaacaagggCAATCCAAAATGATATTAGTTAGAACTTTGGGaacttgcattttaaaaatctagCAACGATTAACACATGTGCAATTTCCCTTTTGACCAAGGGTGGAGTAAGCATCTGTGTTATGTTTCTCTTGGGCAAAGAGGGTATTTCTGTATCCTATACTTAagagaatatttttaaaaaggaacttCCTGCTTGTTCCACAATTCAAACATTGATGTTTAAggatatacatataaaaacagCCATAACTGCTGTTTAGAGGTATATGTTGGGGTCAGTGTTGTAATAACCAGTCAAAATCTAAATTCTACCTTTTCTACCTAAAGCTAAAAACCAAATGTAGGACCTTGTCTTATTCTGTAAACACATGTCTGTTAGACCATATCCTGGGAAATGTGAGACACATCTCTGTGTTGAGTTACAGTGTAGCAATGCAGGTAAGGCAATGGCCCTGCTCTAGAGAGAACCAATTTCACCCGGTCTCCAGCTTTACCCTTCCAGCCAGACACGCCGGTCAGGAATCTCAAACAATGGCAGAGCTCCAAACACAAAGAATTGGAGACGGAGAGGCCCGGCCCCTTACACAGCAGGGAGGAGAGAGCCTCAGCTTTCCAGTCCTCCTCCTACATGGCAGCAAATGAGCAAAATGCAATTCAGAATAGCTTAAGCCCAtggaaaaaagtcagaaaagtgtatttgCATGTAAATCTGTACAAGAGGAATGTACTATCAAAGAACATTGctaaaaagcatttttatttagttagtgTAGACGTGGGCCTAAAAGATTGTTAGTGCAAATACAAATTGAATCGTGCCCTGTTAAACATGAAAACGTTTGCTTCTATTCTTTTCAGATACATACTTAGTCAAAAATTAATCATTACCCATTGACTGAATGGCTGACCTTATATAAGTAGATTATGTTGAGACTTTTTCCCTGCTGACTGGGAAGTGTCGCCCCCAAGTGGAAGAACAGCTTCCATTAcgattttgtgtttatttgaataGCACACTCATACATTTCTGCACGTACTAGTGTACTACTCTGTGTACATGCGTTCCACAGgacacacataaacaaacacacataacacaAAAAATGGTACACAAAACAAATTAGACAAGTGAGCTATTTAAACATGCAAATACTATTGTGTAATGCAGCTAATACGGTAAAACTTTGAATGTTGacatgattcattcatcttcagtgaccacttcctggtcagggtcactgtggcTCCAGGGCCTAATCCCTGGGAACAGCATGAGGAGGGAATACACCATgtatgggatgccagtccatcacagtgcaCCATCCACACATGctcatacactcattcaaacAGTACCTAGGGATAAGTTAGAGTAGTAAATACCCCCACTGGTATGTTTTTCGGGCAGTGGGAAGGAAACGGGGAACTCGCATAGACACAGAAATTCTGCAAATACATTAACTCAAGCTCAGGAtagaaccagggaccctggaatTGTGAGACAGAAACACTATAAGAGTGATACAGTGATAATTCACACTAAAAAAGTGAATATTTTAATGGACTCTATAAATACAGTAATTTTTTGCAGAGATACAGTATATTTCCatatatttaccaaaaaaatgcAGATTGTTGGAAAAGGCACTCAGTGTTCAGAAGTATAAATAATCGCTTTCGCCATAgtgtactgtacatactgtatttggAGGACATTCAGTTACGAAATTTGCATCAGTCAGATTCAATCAGTTTCTAACAAAAGTCACAGCATATTTGACTACACAAACAAGGGGGTGAATGATGTATTTCTTTGTAAAGTTCCACATTTCATGTGCAATCACctatctgtatatatacacatgcatgcacTGTGATTTGCACCAAAATATATGTGGggaaaacaaccaaaaaaactaaGCTCCTGACTCTCCAGAATTCTCCCTTAAATCTGAAATGTTGCAACAAAAAAGACCTACTGTCAATATTCCAGTAAATGTTAAGCTTAAACACTATTTTTTCAGTGATAATGTGGTTTTCAAAAGCTTTAGTGTCTCATTAATAGTCAcatactgcttttatcacaagTGAAACAACTccatagctctgtttatgacactgttcatttgtaaaaaccccatctgaacacagtaattccatatttggataaaatctatttaCACATACCAGCTGTATACCTGTAACATgtaacatgatagatcagggtTCTTTAAATCTTGTCCTTGAGGTCCACTGTCGTGCAGAGTTTAGCTTCTGATATCTGCTGATACTGATATCCTGTTTGTTGCTCGCCTGACCCTCTGCTTGCTTTTGACTCAGAACTTGCCTTTTGTTTAGGAACTGTCTGCTGATTCTCTATTAAAAACTGTTCAATTGTAACTACATCCATCTCAGCCTCTCCATTGTGACTCaaacataattactgtaaaataacattaacttttattatttgttatgcttatattacatatctcaaaatgcatgaataaggtaggcttttccccagatttctactagccctagcTTTGTAACAAGTGGAATCTCAAGCACAAAATATGTACAGCAGAATGTTATTATAGAGGACTTATTGCTCTGAAAATGTCAGGTGTGTATCTGGTATCCCACCAAAAATATTCAACAGGAAAGTGAGaggaattttaaaaattgtactcTCACCttcgtaaaaaataaaaaaataaaaaaatggacttaagttctaagtc is drawn from Ictalurus furcatus strain D&B chromosome 8, Billie_1.0, whole genome shotgun sequence and contains these coding sequences:
- the sparc gene encoding SPARC, which encodes MRVWIVFLLCLAGKALAAPAEEEPVIDEQVEVGSNPVQVETGEFDEAIEVVEDVAAENPCLNYHCKKGKVCELDDNNEPLCVCQDPLTCPAPVGEFEHVCGTDNKTYDSSCHFFATKCALEGTKKGHKLHLDYIGPCKYIAPCLENELGEFPLRMRDWLKNVMVTLYERDEDNNLLNEKQKLRVKKIFENEKRLQAGDHSLDLLVLDFEKNYNMYVFPVHWQFGQLDQHPSDGFLSHTELAPLRAPLIPMEHCTTSFFEACDADQDKYIALEEWANCFGIKEQDVDKDLIV